Proteins encoded within one genomic window of Perognathus longimembris pacificus isolate PPM17 chromosome 28, ASM2315922v1, whole genome shotgun sequence:
- the LOC125342964 gene encoding olfactory receptor 10A7-like: MTQISEIILLGFGSLHGVQFLLFGIFLAIYVITLVGNIVILTVVSADGSLHTPMYFFLGHFSFLEICYTTTIEPIMLKTLLSAHVSISFSACACQFYFFASLVATECFFLAVMSYDRYIAICNPLYYFSIMDFWNCFQLAVASWMAGFLAPILLMVLIFHLTFCSDNKIDHFFCDLKPIMKLACTDTEVAEMTSFVCTSLFALGPFLLTLASYFYIISTILKIPSATGKQRAFSTCSSHLTVVSLYYGTLGIVYGFPSGPQYEGILKLLSLLYTVLTPSLNPVIYTLRNNDVKVALRKLAQYRMYTWSKNIWKF, encoded by the coding sequence atgacTCAAATTTCTGAAATCATCCTTTTGGGGTTTGGGAGTCTGCATGGtgttcaatttcttctttttgggATATTTCTAGCAATTTATGTGATAACTCTTGTGGGAAACATTGTGATCCTTACTGTGGTGTCAGCTGATGGCTCCCTTCACACCCCTATGTATTTCTTTCTTGGTCATTTCTCCTTCCTAGAGATTTGCTACACCACTACCATTGAACCCATAATGCTCAAGACATTGCTGTCAGCTCATGTGTCTATTTCCTTCTCAGCCTGTGcttgtcagttttatttttttgcttccttGGTGGCTACCGAATGCTTTTTCCTGGCTGTAATGTCTTATGATCGCTACATAGCcatctgtaaccctctgtactacTTCAGCATCATGGACTTCTGGAATTGCTTCCAACTAGCTGTTGCCTCTTGGATGGCTGGATTTCTGGCACCCATCCTTCTCATGgtccttatttttcatttaacattctgTTCTGACAATAAGATTGACCATTTTTTCTGTGATTTGAAGCCCATCATGAAACTAGCCTGCACTGATACTGAAGTGGCTGAGATGACTTCTTTTGTATGCACGTCTTTATTTGCCCTTGGCCCCTTCCTGCTAACCCTAGCttcctatttttacatcatttcCACCATTCTGAAGATTCCTTCTGCCACGGGGAAGCAACGGGCTTTCTCCACCTGTTCTTCCCACTTAACAGTGGTCAGTCTCTATTATGGGACACTGGGTATTGTTTATGGCTTCCCATCAGGGCCTCAGTATGAAGGTATATTAAAGTTACTTTCCCTTCTGTATACAGTGCTTACTCCTTCCCTCAATCCTGTGATTTATACACTAAGGAACAATGATGTAAAAGTAGCCCTGAGAAAATTGGCACAATATAGGATGTATACCTGGTCAAAAAACATTTGGAAATTTTAG